A genomic stretch from Halobellus sp. LT62 includes:
- a CDS encoding DUF7382 domain-containing protein, with protein sequence MFDELGRFAGDDRAIEGLPIRLVIALVVGVATMSVMLNMLSGVQGLAVSELDVRPTPDVVEPGEQELELVVVDDDGDGVEGATVIVKDGSAEMEGVVTARSDANGVASVTVDVDTRANQETGTLVVDVKPPSGSQYVDRRSNTEVLVVEE encoded by the coding sequence ATGTTCGACGAACTCGGACGGTTCGCCGGGGACGACCGCGCGATCGAAGGACTGCCGATCAGACTCGTCATCGCCCTCGTGGTGGGCGTCGCCACGATGAGCGTGATGCTGAATATGCTCTCGGGGGTGCAGGGGCTCGCCGTCTCCGAACTCGACGTGCGGCCAACGCCGGACGTTGTCGAGCCGGGCGAACAGGAGCTCGAACTCGTCGTCGTCGACGACGACGGTGACGGCGTCGAGGGCGCGACGGTGATAGTGAAAGACGGCAGCGCCGAGATGGAGGGAGTCGTGACGGCGAGATCGGACGCGAACGGGGTCGCGAGTGTTACTGTCGACGTCGACACGCGGGCGAATCAAGAGACCGGGACGCTCGTCGTCGACGTGAAGCCGCCCTCGGGAAGTCAGTACGTCGACCGGAGATCGAACACGGAGGTTCTGGTCGTCGAGGAGTGA
- a CDS encoding ATP-binding protein, with product MHTEVLGRGDGADAATDDAAPTAAPTFAGRFGHHRARDGSRGAPVAIDFDRPHAALVVGKRGYGKSYTLGVLIEEAARTPGVAPVVIDPMGVFRGLEDDASGEAVPTRVVEEPRIRADAIPAANWPALVGTEPDRPVGALVWHAAAAAATLDGMCEVVSDSDATPDVRRAAANRLRRAASWDVFDPDGLDARSLGDGSATVLDCSALDDAPSNAVAAGVAAALYDSRLGRSASDGDGPSHIDRLPWLFVDEAHVFFEGVASAPLRTILTRGRAPGVSLVAATQRPSALPAVAVSQSDLRIVHRLTAGSDIRALAAADPAYVDGDLAASMPTEPGEALVVDDTAEATRTVAIRARDTPHGGSSSRASAVARSVHCGVNATETDE from the coding sequence ATGCACACAGAGGTACTCGGTCGGGGCGACGGTGCCGACGCCGCCACCGACGACGCAGCGCCGACTGCGGCACCGACGTTCGCCGGACGGTTCGGCCACCACCGCGCCCGCGACGGCAGCCGCGGCGCGCCCGTCGCGATCGATTTCGACCGCCCGCACGCCGCGCTGGTGGTCGGCAAACGCGGTTACGGCAAGTCCTACACGCTCGGGGTACTCATCGAGGAAGCGGCCCGAACGCCCGGCGTCGCGCCCGTCGTGATCGATCCGATGGGCGTCTTTCGCGGTCTCGAAGACGACGCCTCGGGCGAGGCCGTCCCGACACGGGTCGTCGAGGAGCCGCGTATCCGCGCGGACGCGATCCCGGCGGCGAACTGGCCCGCGCTCGTCGGCACCGAGCCGGACCGCCCCGTCGGCGCGCTCGTCTGGCACGCCGCGGCCGCGGCGGCGACGCTCGACGGAATGTGCGAGGTCGTTTCCGACTCCGACGCGACGCCCGACGTCCGCCGCGCGGCCGCCAACCGCCTCCGGCGCGCCGCCTCGTGGGACGTCTTCGATCCCGACGGGTTGGACGCGCGGTCGCTCGGAGATGGGTCAGCGACGGTCCTCGATTGCTCCGCGCTCGACGACGCGCCGTCGAACGCCGTCGCCGCCGGCGTCGCGGCCGCGCTGTACGACAGCCGGCTCGGCCGGTCGGCGTCGGACGGAGATGGGCCATCCCACATCGACCGCCTGCCCTGGCTCTTCGTCGACGAGGCGCACGTCTTCTTCGAGGGCGTCGCCAGCGCACCGCTCCGCACGATCCTCACACGCGGCCGCGCACCGGGCGTCTCGCTCGTCGCCGCCACGCAGCGACCGAGCGCCCTTCCCGCGGTCGCCGTCTCGCAGTCCGATCTCCGGATCGTTCACCGACTGACGGCCGGTTCGGACATCCGCGCGCTGGCCGCCGCGGATCCCGCCTACGTCGACGGCGACCTCGCGGCATCGATGCCGACAGAACCGGGTGAGGCGCTCGTCGTCGACGACACCGCTGAAGCGACTCGTACGGTCGCGATTCGCGCGCGCGACACCCCACACGGCGGATCGAGCTCTCGGGCTTCGGCGGTGGCGCGGTCCGTCCACTGCGGAGTGAACGCCACCGAAACTGACGAGTAG
- a CDS encoding fluoride efflux transporter FluC, which yields MADRLLPVLVALGGFLGATARYLVGTVAGGPIGTLLVNVAGSFALALAVGNVRSTRLRTLLMTGLLSSFTTYSTFAVETASLGLELGIANVVATYALGFAAAFLGLLVGRRWA from the coding sequence ATGGCCGATCGGCTCCTCCCGGTGCTCGTCGCCCTCGGCGGCTTCCTCGGGGCGACGGCGCGCTACCTCGTCGGCACGGTCGCCGGCGGCCCAATCGGGACGCTCCTCGTCAACGTCGCCGGGAGTTTCGCGCTGGCACTCGCCGTCGGGAACGTTCGATCGACGCGCCTGCGGACGCTGCTGATGACTGGGCTGCTCTCCTCGTTCACGACCTACAGCACGTTCGCCGTCGAGACGGCATCGCTCGGGCTAGAACTTGGAATCGCCAACGTCGTCGCCACATACGCGCTCGGCTTCGCCGCCGCGTTCCTCGGACTCCTCGTCGGGAGGCGATGGGCGTGA
- a CDS encoding fluoride efflux transporter FluC has protein sequence MGVTAVVADLLGALPTPLLVGLGGAFGALVRYGVDLGLDGGRRSTFAVNVLGSVALGALVASAPADATLALAGTGFCGAFTTFSSFAVNVTRAVDAGDYRLAVADAVGTLASALLGVGIGFWLGGGW, from the coding sequence ATGGGCGTGACGGCCGTCGTCGCCGACCTCCTCGGCGCGCTCCCCACGCCACTGCTCGTCGGCCTCGGCGGCGCGTTCGGCGCGCTCGTTCGCTACGGCGTCGATCTGGGACTCGACGGCGGTCGACGGAGCACGTTCGCGGTCAACGTCCTCGGGAGCGTCGCCCTCGGCGCGCTCGTCGCCTCCGCGCCCGCGGACGCGACGCTCGCGCTCGCTGGGACGGGATTCTGCGGCGCGTTCACGACGTTCTCGTCCTTTGCGGTCAACGTCACCCGCGCTGTCGACGCGGGCGACTACCGGCTCGCGGTCGCCGACGCCGTTGGGACGCTCGCGTCGGCGCTCCTCGGCGTCGGGATCGGTTTTTGGCTTGGTGGCGGTTGGTAG
- a CDS encoding V-type ATP synthase subunit D gives MAEDVKPTRKNLMAIEDRIQLSERGHDTLEQKRDGLIMEFMDILDQAQDVRSELDANYQTAQEKINMARAMEGDVAVRGAAAALKEHPEITTQSKNIMGVVVPQIESSRVKKSLDQRGYGLLGSSARIDEAADAYEELLETIILAAEVETAMKKMLTEIETTKRRVNALEFKLLPELYENKEYIEQKLEEQEREEIFRLKKIKNKKEEEEKEEKEAEEAAAAAPADA, from the coding sequence ATGGCCGAAGACGTCAAACCGACCCGTAAGAATCTGATGGCGATCGAGGATCGCATCCAACTGTCCGAACGAGGTCACGACACGCTCGAACAGAAGCGTGACGGCCTCATTATGGAGTTTATGGATATTCTGGATCAGGCCCAAGACGTCCGTTCGGAACTCGACGCGAACTACCAGACCGCCCAAGAGAAGATCAATATGGCGCGGGCGATGGAGGGCGACGTCGCCGTCCGCGGTGCCGCCGCGGCGCTGAAAGAACACCCCGAGATCACGACCCAATCGAAGAACATTATGGGCGTCGTCGTCCCGCAGATCGAGTCCTCGCGCGTGAAGAAGAGCCTCGATCAGCGCGGTTACGGCCTGCTCGGCTCCTCGGCGCGAATCGACGAGGCCGCCGACGCCTACGAGGAGCTGCTCGAAACGATCATCCTCGCCGCGGAGGTCGAGACCGCGATGAAGAAGATGCTCACCGAGATCGAGACGACCAAGCGCCGTGTCAACGCCTTGGAGTTCAAGCTCCTGCCGGAACTGTACGAGAACAAGGAGTACATCGAACAGAAGCTCGAAGAGCAGGAACGCGAGGAGATCTTCCGACTGAAAAAGATCAAGAACAAAAAGGAAGAAGAAGAGAAAGAGGAGAAGGAAGCCGAGGAAGCGGCCGCCGCAGCCCCCGCGGACGCCTGA
- a CDS encoding V-type ATP synthase subunit B has product MKEYQTITEISGPLVFAEVDEAIGYDEIVEIETAQGETLRGQVLESSEGVVAIQVFEGTSGIDQHASVRFLGETMKMPVTEDLLGRVLDGSGRPIDGGPDIVPEERQDIVGAAINPYSREYPEEFIETGVSAIDGMNTLVRGQKLPIFSSSGQPHSELAMQIARQASVPEEEEGEGEGSEFAVIFGAMGITAEEANEFMEDFERTGALERSVVFMNLADDPAVERTVTPRMVLTTAEYLAFEKDYHVLVILTDMTNYCEALREIGAAREEVPGRRGYPGYMYTDLAQLYERAGRIQGRDGSVTQIPILTMPGDDDTHPIPDLTGYITEGQIYVDPDLNSQGLQPPVNVLPSLSRLMDDGIGEGLTRADHADVSDQMYAAYAEGEDLRDLVNIVGREALSDRDNKYLDFADRFEEEFIDQGFETNRELEETLEIGWELLSMLPKEELNRVDEDFIEEYYHEDATDADNTEAEATAD; this is encoded by the coding sequence ATGAAAGAGTACCAAACAATCACCGAGATCAGCGGTCCGCTGGTGTTCGCCGAGGTCGACGAGGCGATCGGGTACGACGAGATCGTCGAGATCGAGACGGCCCAAGGCGAGACCCTGCGCGGTCAGGTGCTCGAATCCTCGGAGGGCGTCGTCGCCATCCAAGTGTTCGAGGGCACCAGCGGTATCGACCAGCACGCATCGGTTCGCTTCCTTGGCGAGACGATGAAGATGCCCGTCACCGAGGACCTCCTCGGACGGGTGCTCGACGGGTCCGGCCGGCCGATCGACGGCGGCCCGGACATCGTCCCCGAGGAGCGCCAAGACATCGTGGGCGCGGCGATCAACCCCTACTCCCGGGAGTATCCCGAGGAGTTCATCGAGACGGGTGTCTCCGCAATCGACGGGATGAACACCTTGGTTCGCGGCCAGAAGCTCCCGATCTTCTCCAGTTCGGGCCAGCCGCACAGCGAACTGGCGATGCAGATCGCCCGGCAGGCGAGTGTGCCCGAAGAGGAAGAAGGAGAGGGCGAAGGTTCCGAGTTCGCCGTCATCTTCGGCGCGATGGGGATTACGGCAGAAGAGGCCAACGAGTTCATGGAGGACTTCGAGCGCACCGGCGCGCTGGAGCGCTCCGTGGTCTTCATGAACCTCGCGGACGACCCCGCCGTCGAGCGGACGGTCACCCCGCGGATGGTCCTGACGACCGCGGAGTACCTCGCCTTCGAGAAGGACTACCACGTGCTCGTCATCCTGACGGACATGACCAACTACTGCGAGGCGCTCCGCGAGATCGGTGCAGCCCGCGAGGAGGTCCCGGGCCGACGTGGCTACCCCGGATACATGTACACCGACCTGGCGCAACTGTACGAGCGCGCGGGCCGGATCCAAGGCCGTGACGGCTCGGTCACGCAGATTCCGATCCTCACGATGCCCGGCGACGACGACACGCACCCGATCCCGGATCTGACCGGCTACATCACCGAGGGGCAGATCTACGTCGACCCCGACCTCAACAGTCAGGGCCTGCAGCCGCCGGTGAACGTGCTGCCGAGCCTGTCGCGACTGATGGACGACGGCATCGGCGAGGGGCTCACCCGCGCGGATCACGCCGACGTCTCCGATCAGATGTACGCGGCGTACGCGGAGGGTGAGGACCTGCGCGACCTCGTGAACATCGTCGGCCGCGAGGCGCTGTCGGATCGCGACAACAAGTACCTCGACTTCGCCGACCGGTTCGAAGAGGAGTTCATCGATCAGGGCTTCGAGACGAACCGCGAGCTCGAGGAGACGCTCGAAATCGGCTGGGAACTCCTCTCGATGCTGCCGAAAGAGGAACTCAACCGCGTCGACGAGGACTTCATCGAGGAGTACTACCACGAGGACGCGACCGACGCCGACAACACGGAAGCCGAAGCGACGGCCGACTGA
- a CDS encoding ATP synthase subunit A, whose protein sequence is MSQTEQAVREDGIIASVSGPVVVARDLDARMNDVVYVGDEGLMGEVIEIEGDTTTIQVYEETSGIAPGEPVENTGEPLSVDLGPGLLDTIYDGVQRPLDVLEDKMGSPYLDRGVDAPGIELDKEWEFEPTVEEGDEVGRGDVVGVVEETITIDHKVMVPPDALEEGETAEIVSVESGSFTVEETVAELDNGEDVTMLQEWPVREARPTVEKKTPRTPLVSGQRILDGLFPIAKGGTAAIPGPFGSGKTVTQHQLAKYADADIIIYVGCGERGNEMTEVIDDFPELEDPSTGNPLMARTSLIANTSNMPVAARESCVYTGITIAEFYRDMGYDVALMADSTSRWAEAMREISSRLEEMPGEEGYPAYLAARLSQFYERAGYFENINGSEGSVSAIGAVSPPGGDFSEPVTQNTLRIVKTFWALDADLAERRHFPSINWNESYSLYKDQLDPWFQEEVSDDWPDKRQWAVDVLDEEAELQEIVQLVGKDALPEDQQLTLEVARYLREAYLQQNAFHPVDTFCPPEKTYLMLTTIETFHDEAFDALEAGVPVEEIIDVESVPRINRIGVQEDYEEYVDELKSDIADELRSLY, encoded by the coding sequence ATGAGTCAGACAGAGCAAGCCGTCCGCGAGGACGGCATCATCGCGAGCGTGAGTGGCCCCGTCGTGGTCGCCCGCGATCTCGACGCCCGAATGAACGACGTCGTCTACGTGGGCGACGAGGGTCTGATGGGCGAAGTCATCGAGATCGAAGGCGACACGACGACGATTCAAGTGTACGAAGAGACGTCGGGGATCGCCCCCGGTGAACCCGTCGAGAACACGGGGGAGCCGCTGAGCGTCGACCTCGGTCCGGGCCTTCTCGACACGATCTACGACGGCGTTCAGCGTCCGCTGGACGTCCTCGAAGACAAGATGGGGAGCCCGTACCTCGACCGCGGCGTCGACGCGCCGGGCATCGAACTCGACAAGGAGTGGGAGTTCGAGCCCACCGTCGAGGAGGGCGACGAAGTCGGCCGCGGCGACGTGGTCGGCGTCGTCGAGGAGACGATCACCATCGACCACAAGGTGATGGTCCCGCCGGACGCCCTCGAGGAGGGCGAGACGGCGGAGATCGTCTCCGTCGAGTCCGGGTCGTTCACCGTCGAGGAGACGGTCGCCGAACTCGACAACGGCGAGGACGTCACGATGCTGCAGGAGTGGCCGGTCCGCGAGGCCCGACCCACCGTCGAGAAGAAGACCCCGCGGACGCCGCTCGTCTCGGGGCAGCGGATCCTCGACGGCCTGTTCCCGATCGCGAAGGGCGGGACGGCCGCGATTCCGGGGCCGTTCGGCTCCGGGAAGACGGTCACCCAGCACCAGCTCGCGAAGTACGCCGACGCCGACATCATCATCTACGTCGGCTGCGGCGAGCGCGGGAACGAGATGACCGAGGTCATCGACGACTTCCCCGAGCTCGAGGATCCCTCGACGGGGAACCCGCTGATGGCCCGGACGTCGCTCATCGCGAACACGTCGAATATGCCCGTTGCGGCGCGCGAGTCGTGCGTCTACACGGGGATCACCATCGCGGAGTTCTACCGCGACATGGGCTACGACGTCGCGCTGATGGCCGACTCCACCTCGCGGTGGGCCGAGGCGATGCGCGAGATCTCCTCGCGCCTCGAAGAGATGCCCGGCGAAGAGGGCTATCCCGCGTACCTCGCCGCGCGCCTCTCACAGTTCTACGAGCGCGCCGGCTACTTCGAGAACATCAACGGCTCCGAGGGGTCGGTCTCGGCGATCGGGGCGGTCAGCCCGCCCGGCGGCGACTTCTCCGAGCCGGTCACCCAGAACACGCTGCGTATCGTGAAGACGTTCTGGGCGCTCGACGCCGACCTCGCGGAGCGTCGGCACTTCCCCTCGATCAACTGGAACGAGTCCTACTCGCTGTACAAGGACCAGCTCGACCCTTGGTTCCAAGAGGAAGTCTCCGACGACTGGCCCGATAAGCGCCAGTGGGCGGTCGACGTCCTCGACGAGGAGGCGGAACTGCAGGAGATCGTCCAGCTCGTCGGCAAGGACGCGCTGCCGGAGGACCAGCAGCTGACGCTGGAAGTCGCGCGCTACCTGCGCGAGGCGTACCTGCAGCAGAACGCGTTCCACCCGGTCGACACCTTCTGTCCGCCGGAGAAGACGTACCTTATGCTGACGACGATCGAGACGTTCCACGACGAGGCGTTCGACGCGCTCGAAGCGGGCGTTCCGGTCGAGGAGATCATCGACGTCGAGTCCGTGCCGCGGATCAACCGGATCGGTGTCCAAGAGGACTACGAGGAGTACGTCGACGAACTCAAATCGGACATCGCAGACGAGCTCCGGAGTCTCTACTAA
- a CDS encoding V-type ATP synthase subunit F: MSQEIAVIGSPDFTTGFRLAGVRKFETVADDEKDEQLDEAVSGVLEDENVGIVVMHDDDLEYLSRSVRNDVETSIEPTLVTLGGGAGAGGLRDQIKRAIGIDLMEEDN, from the coding sequence ATGAGCCAAGAGATCGCCGTCATCGGCAGTCCCGACTTCACGACCGGGTTCCGCCTCGCGGGCGTCCGGAAGTTCGAGACCGTCGCCGACGACGAGAAGGACGAACAGCTCGACGAGGCCGTGAGCGGGGTACTCGAAGACGAGAACGTCGGCATCGTGGTGATGCACGACGACGACCTCGAGTACCTCTCCCGATCGGTCCGCAACGACGTCGAGACCAGCATCGAACCGACGCTGGTCACGCTCGGCGGCGGCGCGGGCGCGGGCGGCCTCCGAGACCAGATCAAGCGAGCCATCGGAATCGATCTGATGGAGGAGGACAATTAA
- a CDS encoding V-type ATP synthase subunit C — protein sequence MSSAGGSNPEYVTARVRARSGALYGDEEYRKLIRMGPAEIARFMEESDYEAEINALGSRHSGVDLIEYALNRNLAKQFDDLLRWADGRLYDLIARYLRKFDAWNVKTVIRGIYSEADRDAIADDLIRAGEFDEELLDQLLDAPTIEDVVDRLSGTIFGPGLEDAYGDYEDTGVLVPLENAVDRTYYEHLLEDLVVDEATQQYREFLEAEIDFRNARNALRLAQSGADIDPADYYIDGGSLFNASELSTLSQNRDELVTKIRESKYGDDLSAALDELESAESLINFERALDVALLEYTEALGHVFPLSITPIASYILAKEREVDNIRAIARGREAGLPEEQIERELVIL from the coding sequence ATGAGTTCCGCCGGCGGTTCCAACCCCGAGTACGTGACGGCCCGCGTGCGAGCGCGCTCCGGCGCGCTCTACGGGGACGAAGAGTACCGCAAACTGATTCGGATGGGTCCGGCCGAGATCGCTCGGTTCATGGAGGAGTCCGACTACGAAGCCGAGATCAACGCGCTCGGCTCGCGGCACTCGGGCGTCGACCTCATCGAGTACGCCCTCAACCGAAACCTCGCGAAGCAGTTCGACGACCTCCTCCGCTGGGCCGACGGTCGGCTGTACGACCTGATCGCGCGCTATCTGCGAAAATTCGACGCGTGGAACGTCAAGACCGTCATCCGCGGCATCTACTCGGAGGCCGACCGCGACGCGATCGCGGACGATCTGATCCGGGCCGGCGAGTTCGACGAGGAACTGCTCGATCAGTTGCTCGACGCGCCGACCATCGAGGACGTCGTCGACCGCCTCTCGGGGACGATCTTCGGTCCCGGGCTCGAAGACGCCTACGGCGATTACGAGGACACCGGCGTCCTCGTGCCCCTCGAAAACGCGGTCGACAGGACGTACTACGAGCATCTATTGGAGGACCTCGTCGTCGACGAGGCCACCCAGCAGTACCGCGAGTTCCTCGAGGCCGAGATCGACTTCCGGAACGCCCGGAACGCGCTTCGGCTCGCTCAGAGCGGCGCGGACATCGACCCCGCCGACTACTACATCGACGGCGGGTCGCTCTTCAACGCGAGCGAGCTCTCGACGCTGTCGCAGAACCGCGACGAGCTCGTCACGAAGATCCGCGAGTCGAAGTACGGTGACGACCTCTCTGCGGCGCTCGACGAACTCGAGTCCGCGGAGAGCCTCATCAACTTCGAGCGGGCCCTCGACGTCGCCTTGCTCGAATACACGGAGGCACTCGGCCACGTGTTCCCCCTGTCGATCACGCCGATCGCGTCGTACATCCTCGCGAAGGAGCGCGAAGTCGACAACATTCGCGCCATCGCGCGGGGACGCGAGGCGGGCCTGCCCGAGGAGCAGATCGAACGGGAGCTGGTGATCCTATGA
- a CDS encoding V-type ATP synthase subunit E, with protein MSLDNVVEDIRDEARARAEEIREQGERRADEIVETAETDAEELLEARKESVERQIEQEREQALSSAKLEAKQERLEARRDVLEDVRSRVEDELASLPDEKREELTRALLEDATDEFDEGESVSVYGRAGDEELLETLCAEHDGFEYAGEYDCLGGVVVEGESSRVRVNNTFDSVLGSVWENNLKNVSERLFDQ; from the coding sequence ATGAGTTTGGACAACGTCGTCGAAGACATCCGAGACGAAGCCCGCGCGCGTGCGGAAGAGATTCGCGAGCAGGGCGAGCGTCGCGCCGACGAGATCGTCGAGACGGCAGAGACTGACGCCGAGGAACTCCTCGAAGCGCGGAAGGAATCCGTCGAGCGCCAGATCGAACAGGAGCGCGAACAGGCGCTGTCGAGCGCGAAGCTCGAAGCGAAGCAAGAACGGCTCGAAGCCCGCCGCGACGTCCTCGAAGACGTCCGGAGTCGGGTCGAAGACGAACTCGCCTCGCTTCCCGACGAGAAGCGCGAGGAACTGACCCGCGCGCTCTTGGAGGACGCGACCGACGAGTTCGACGAGGGTGAGTCCGTGTCGGTGTACGGACGCGCCGGCGACGAAGAGCTGCTCGAAACGCTCTGTGCGGAACACGACGGCTTCGAGTACGCCGGAGAGTACGACTGCCTCGGCGGTGTCGTCGTCGAAGGCGAGAGCTCCCGCGTTCGGGTGAACAACACGTTCGACTCGGTTCTCGGAAGCGTCTGGGAGAACAACCTCAAGAACGTCAGCGAGAGACTGTTCGACCAATGA
- a CDS encoding ATP synthase subunit K, translated as MFEALLQQAEAAPALEPTAAAALAVGLAAFGAGYAERGIGAAAMGAIAEDDSLFVNGLILTVLPETLVILALVVVFLV; from the coding sequence ATGTTCGAAGCACTCCTACAGCAGGCAGAAGCTGCCCCGGCTCTTGAACCAACCGCCGCCGCCGCGCTCGCGGTCGGCCTCGCGGCTTTCGGCGCAGGGTATGCCGAGCGCGGCATCGGCGCGGCCGCGATGGGAGCCATCGCGGAGGACGACAGTCTCTTCGTCAACGGTCTGATCCTGACCGTTCTGCCGGAGACGCTCGTCATTCTCGCGCTCGTCGTCGTATTCCTGGTCTGA